From Pseudobacteriovorax antillogorgiicola, the proteins below share one genomic window:
- the mrdA gene encoding penicillin-binding protein 2, whose translation MKRIFNQESILVENRFIWASLIVVTIAGSLLFRLWFLQIYKGDYYQSVSERNRVRRIEIPARRGIIYDRHGEVLIGNRPFYDLVYIPQYVQDKDTTFKVLSRLLHVPVSSFEKRLRSGRGRPKFLPISLKRNLSQHEVSTIEANKVFLPGIEVRVAPRRDYTPEIPPHMVGYLREIDQETLESLNDKLGDNPYLPGDLVGKQGLESEWESYLRGKRGYRLIQVDAYGRQTQNSDQEWQFPKVSATPGSDLILTIDKELQKSVKEAFNGKFGAVVVLDPRTGEILAQVSEPGFDPEMMQTGLSQEDWRRLTSNPFKPFLDKTTGGEFPPGSIYKPVVAAAALEEKVINTSTTYHCPGFFTLGDRTFHCHNRGGHGLVNLRKALVNSCDVFFYHVGVELGVDQIARYAKAFGLGERLGVNLNTERPGLIPTSAWKQLVHRFPWTKGDTPNISIGQGYNLMTPMQMANLYAALANSGDVWRPFLVRSVTNHIGETVLEKRPEKIKTVDIVSPKTFATMRKILGYVVTDPKGTGKKAAVPGQTVAGKTGSAQVVGLKKNRNQDDVSRKWKEHAIFTAFSPVENAEIAVAVVSQNDKIGGGGRAAAPIAGKIIQRYWELKDIRKARKIALKKQNEADHAKQ comes from the coding sequence ATGAAACGTATTTTTAATCAAGAAAGCATCCTTGTTGAAAACCGCTTTATATGGGCGAGTCTTATTGTTGTTACGATTGCTGGCTCGCTTTTGTTCAGGCTCTGGTTTTTGCAGATCTATAAAGGCGACTATTATCAGAGCGTTTCTGAGCGCAATCGAGTGCGACGTATCGAGATCCCGGCCCGTCGTGGCATTATTTACGATCGTCATGGGGAAGTTCTGATCGGCAACCGGCCATTCTATGATCTGGTCTATATTCCTCAGTATGTTCAGGATAAGGACACTACGTTTAAGGTCTTATCTCGTCTTTTGCACGTGCCCGTTAGTAGCTTTGAAAAACGCCTGCGATCGGGTCGTGGTCGACCTAAGTTCTTGCCGATCAGCCTCAAACGCAACCTGTCTCAACACGAGGTCTCCACGATTGAAGCTAACAAAGTATTCCTACCCGGGATCGAGGTCCGCGTCGCCCCCAGGCGGGACTATACTCCAGAGATTCCTCCTCACATGGTGGGCTATCTGCGAGAGATCGATCAAGAAACTTTGGAAAGCCTCAATGATAAGCTGGGCGATAACCCCTACCTACCAGGAGACCTTGTCGGCAAGCAAGGTTTAGAATCCGAATGGGAGTCCTATCTTCGGGGTAAACGCGGTTATCGCCTCATACAGGTGGATGCCTATGGTCGCCAGACCCAAAACTCCGATCAAGAGTGGCAATTTCCTAAAGTATCGGCGACCCCTGGGTCTGATTTGATCCTTACAATCGACAAAGAGCTTCAAAAATCAGTGAAAGAGGCATTTAATGGTAAGTTCGGAGCCGTGGTGGTTCTCGATCCGCGAACGGGTGAAATCTTAGCCCAAGTGAGCGAGCCAGGGTTTGACCCCGAGATGATGCAAACAGGGCTGTCTCAAGAAGACTGGCGGAGGCTCACAAGCAACCCCTTTAAGCCATTCCTCGATAAAACAACAGGAGGCGAATTCCCTCCAGGGAGTATCTACAAGCCTGTGGTTGCCGCTGCCGCTCTGGAAGAGAAGGTCATCAACACAAGTACGACCTATCACTGCCCAGGATTCTTTACCTTAGGGGATCGCACTTTCCATTGCCACAACCGGGGTGGTCATGGCCTCGTTAACCTTCGCAAGGCCTTGGTCAATTCCTGCGATGTCTTCTTTTATCATGTTGGTGTGGAACTCGGGGTCGACCAGATTGCTCGTTATGCTAAAGCTTTTGGCCTAGGTGAACGACTCGGCGTCAACCTCAATACGGAGCGCCCTGGGCTTATCCCCACCTCCGCTTGGAAGCAGTTAGTTCATCGTTTTCCCTGGACAAAGGGCGACACTCCAAACATCTCCATTGGCCAAGGCTACAACCTCATGACACCGATGCAGATGGCAAACCTCTATGCGGCCCTTGCTAACTCGGGAGATGTTTGGCGACCGTTTCTGGTACGTAGTGTGACGAATCACATCGGTGAAACCGTGCTTGAAAAGCGCCCCGAAAAAATTAAAACCGTGGATATCGTCAGTCCCAAAACCTTTGCCACCATGCGAAAAATCTTGGGCTATGTGGTTACCGATCCCAAAGGGACTGGGAAAAAAGCTGCTGTCCCCGGGCAGACGGTTGCGGGTAAAACCGGGTCGGCTCAGGTGGTCGGACTTAAGAAGAACCGGAACCAGGATGACGTGAGTCGCAAGTGGAAGGAACACGCAATTTTCACTGCATTTTCCCCTGTTGAGAACGCTGAAATCGCTGTCGCTGTTGTATCTCAAAATGACAAGATTGGTGGTGGTGGCCGCGCTGCTGCCCCCATCGCTGGTAAGATCATCCAGCGCTACTGGGAGTTAAAAGACATCCGCAAAGCTCGAAAAATCGCCCTAAAAAAACAAAATGAGGCCGACCATGCCAAGCAATAG
- a CDS encoding NAD(+)/NADH kinase, whose amino-acid sequence MTVLVIRKPTNLEQHGDVVQSQAESGGLGNAQIKILRESHDEHYECLDRVRQKLQELAIPMMEIQRGDMRPDGNFRAIISVGGDGTLLSASHAVETDTPVIGIRSSKSSVGYLCAGGLEEVDSILDAFHQGTLTFQSRHRIYARVFKAEDRSEITTFPVLNDFLYTNSNPASTTRYKLTFKDKIEIQKSSGLWVATATGSTAAISAAGGETLDPIDDRLQFVVRELYLFDNQKNEVAKGYFDGEGDLEIENHCASGILALDGERGVIRLKYGDRLQFERGPVIRIAVAPK is encoded by the coding sequence GTGACGGTACTAGTCATTCGCAAGCCCACCAACCTTGAGCAGCATGGTGATGTGGTCCAGAGCCAAGCTGAGAGTGGTGGTTTGGGCAATGCTCAGATCAAGATTTTGCGTGAGTCTCATGACGAGCACTATGAGTGCCTGGACCGAGTTCGGCAAAAACTGCAGGAACTTGCGATTCCCATGATGGAGATCCAACGAGGCGATATGCGTCCCGATGGAAACTTTAGGGCAATCATCAGTGTGGGAGGCGATGGGACGCTCTTGTCCGCGAGTCATGCTGTAGAAACAGATACCCCGGTGATTGGTATTCGGTCATCCAAGTCAAGCGTTGGCTACTTGTGTGCCGGTGGCCTGGAAGAGGTGGATAGCATTCTAGATGCCTTCCATCAGGGGACTTTGACTTTTCAATCACGTCATAGAATCTATGCCCGAGTCTTCAAAGCTGAAGATCGCTCCGAGATCACCACTTTCCCTGTACTTAATGACTTCCTTTATACGAATTCAAACCCAGCTTCAACAACTCGCTACAAACTTACGTTTAAGGATAAAATCGAGATCCAAAAGTCCAGTGGTCTTTGGGTCGCAACGGCTACTGGAAGCACCGCGGCTATCAGTGCTGCTGGGGGAGAAACTCTAGATCCTATAGATGATCGCTTGCAATTTGTTGTGCGCGAGCTTTACCTCTTCGACAATCAGAAAAACGAAGTTGCCAAAGGCTACTTTGATGGAGAGGGGGATCTTGAAATCGAAAACCACTGTGCGAGCGGTATTCTGGCCCTTGACGGAGAGCGAGGTGTCATTCGCTTGAAGTATGGTGACCGTTTGCAGTTTGAACGTGGGCCTGTCATTCGTATAGCGGTTGCTCCGAAGTAG
- the mreC gene encoding rod shape-determining protein MreC: MQPWSTTSSLGMLLQEVAYPFEYAWNTTTGFVSSTWRHYIALSETAKENTDLRSEINGLKTKILDYDEKVQEISRLRKLLGFVQHYDQRHLVAEVIGSSKDSAFRSLRINKGEWDGARVGMPIVTADGVVGRIIRTGQKFSDVHLLSDSNFNIDILLQRTRVRGVLQGYGSHAILTLNRRAEIRIGDTVITSGIVGGFPKGLPVGRVVKISYESDHISQSIKVEPWVDFERVEEVIVLETHDPEIQKIIESAGKDWFKRQTGNGEG; the protein is encoded by the coding sequence ATGCAGCCTTGGAGCACGACAAGCAGCCTTGGAATGCTTCTCCAAGAGGTCGCCTACCCATTTGAATACGCCTGGAACACCACAACAGGCTTTGTATCATCCACCTGGCGACACTATATTGCCCTTAGTGAAACTGCTAAGGAAAACACTGATCTTCGTAGTGAAATCAACGGCCTTAAAACCAAGATTCTAGATTACGATGAAAAGGTTCAAGAAATATCCAGGCTCCGAAAGCTATTGGGTTTCGTTCAGCACTACGATCAGCGACACCTAGTTGCCGAGGTTATCGGCAGCTCCAAAGACTCTGCATTTCGATCCTTAAGGATCAACAAAGGGGAGTGGGATGGTGCACGGGTAGGCATGCCTATTGTGACCGCTGATGGGGTAGTCGGACGCATCATTCGCACGGGCCAGAAATTCTCCGACGTTCACCTTTTATCGGACTCTAACTTTAATATCGATATCCTACTCCAAAGGACCCGGGTTCGAGGGGTCCTCCAAGGCTATGGCAGCCATGCTATACTGACGCTCAACAGGCGAGCTGAGATTCGGATCGGCGACACGGTGATTACATCAGGAATTGTCGGCGGCTTTCCCAAAGGCCTACCTGTTGGCCGAGTGGTAAAAATTAGCTACGAATCCGATCATATCTCGCAGTCGATCAAGGTCGAGCCTTGGGTTGATTTCGAGCGAGTGGAGGAGGTTATCGTGCTTGAAACTCACGATCCAGAAATCCAGAAAATTATCGAGAGTGCTGGTAAGGATTGGTTTAAGAGGCAAACTGGCAATGGAGAAGGCTAA
- a CDS encoding carbonic anhydrase, whose product MVQKKKSPRRVATTQHQGTPSSIVTALIVALPLFTAFGIRDALLANPNRLGLFTMACLLIQGLFLCFFWKRIASGLKSFVSYIFVFSIWAYMIAQAVSSFIPISHFWIGLIPLASVGGIGVLLMLAWAQDSGKNPSNGLAVLVSLALIVTTVIKIQMPDTDFKPMELAAKKPPIQEFEEGTIRADDMDDTIHASDDHASDNDPAASEPKHLTDTIDSSMSHDSPEPEKFLPVANEHSQHDQALQNRNHEQISERPIPKMANDRHVEKLPTKPKKLNPSPRPSKKAARWDYRGNRGPHQWARLSSDYRVCNRGKEQSPVNIPSAWDLYDHIRIFNRPMDYEIVDDGHGIKVQVKHGIQTYIAKRPYELKAISFHSPSEHQYERRSFPMEIQLRHENKQGKKAFIGVLVTEGKHNSELDKVFQYLPKSRHQPIAPTDEKIDVINFLPKSLKSFHYFGSLTHPPCTEGVNWNVLNNPIEMSKEQIRSFRAKYRNNARPPQLLYHRS is encoded by the coding sequence ATGGTTCAGAAGAAAAAAAGCCCCAGACGGGTCGCCACGACGCAACATCAAGGAACGCCCTCAAGCATCGTCACAGCTCTCATTGTGGCGTTGCCCCTATTCACAGCATTTGGAATTCGTGACGCTCTTCTTGCCAATCCCAATCGTCTCGGCCTCTTTACGATGGCCTGCTTGCTGATCCAAGGACTATTCCTTTGCTTCTTTTGGAAGCGCATCGCAAGTGGCCTTAAATCTTTCGTATCTTATATATTTGTGTTTTCTATTTGGGCCTACATGATTGCTCAGGCTGTCTCATCTTTTATTCCCATATCTCACTTTTGGATCGGTTTGATACCGTTGGCGTCAGTTGGCGGAATTGGAGTTTTGCTCATGCTTGCCTGGGCACAAGACTCAGGCAAAAACCCTAGTAACGGCTTAGCTGTCTTAGTAAGCCTGGCCTTGATTGTCACCACAGTTATCAAGATCCAGATGCCTGACACAGATTTCAAACCAATGGAGCTTGCCGCAAAAAAACCACCGATCCAAGAATTTGAAGAGGGCACGATTCGAGCAGATGATATGGACGACACCATTCATGCCAGTGATGACCATGCCAGCGATAATGATCCCGCTGCGAGTGAGCCGAAGCACCTAACAGATACGATAGACAGCTCAATGAGCCATGACTCGCCTGAACCAGAGAAGTTTCTGCCTGTCGCCAATGAACACTCCCAGCACGATCAGGCACTTCAAAATCGCAACCATGAACAGATATCTGAGAGACCGATACCGAAGATGGCTAACGATCGTCATGTGGAAAAGCTACCTACTAAACCAAAGAAACTTAATCCTTCTCCTAGGCCTTCTAAAAAGGCAGCCCGATGGGATTATCGTGGGAACCGTGGCCCCCATCAATGGGCCAGACTTAGCTCTGATTATAGGGTATGCAATCGTGGGAAAGAGCAGAGTCCCGTGAATATCCCTAGCGCGTGGGATCTATACGATCATATTCGAATCTTTAACCGACCGATGGACTACGAAATTGTCGATGATGGCCATGGGATCAAGGTGCAAGTTAAACACGGAATTCAAACCTATATCGCCAAAAGACCTTATGAACTAAAGGCAATCAGCTTTCATAGCCCCTCTGAGCATCAATACGAGCGACGCTCATTCCCTATGGAGATTCAACTCAGACATGAGAATAAACAGGGTAAGAAAGCCTTTATCGGGGTGCTAGTCACTGAGGGCAAGCACAATAGCGAACTGGACAAGGTGTTTCAATACCTGCCCAAGTCACGCCATCAGCCAATCGCCCCTACGGATGAAAAGATTGATGTAATCAACTTTCTGCCAAAAAGCTTAAAGTCATTTCACTACTTTGGCTCACTCACCCATCCTCCCTGTACCGAGGGGGTCAATTGGAATGTGCTTAACAACCCGATCGAAATGTCGAAGGAACAGATTCGCTCCTTCAGAGCAAAGTATCGAAACAATGCAAGGCCCCCACAGCTGCTCTACCATCGCAGCTAG
- a CDS encoding rod shape-determining protein — MIFDWLAGMFSNDLAIDLGTANTLVYVKGKGIVTNEPSVVAVQRDVRGGKKILAVGKEAKDMLGRTPGSIVAVRPMKDGVIADFEITEAMLRYFIERAHNRRTMVKPRIIICVPYGITEVEKRAVKESAESAGAREVHLIEEPMAAAIGAGLPISEPSGNMIVDIGGGTTEVAVISLAGIVYSKSVRVGGDKMDEAIVNYLKRKYNLLIGERTAEQIKIAIGTAYPDEEIQTMHVKGRDLVAGIPKTIEVASEEIREAIAEPVNTIVETVRIALEKTPPELAADIVDKGIVLAGGGALIKNLDILLREETGLPIMIAEDPLTAVVLGSGKALDQIDILSDVTLT, encoded by the coding sequence ATGATATTCGACTGGTTGGCTGGTATGTTTTCGAACGATCTCGCTATAGACCTTGGAACAGCCAACACTCTTGTTTATGTCAAGGGCAAAGGAATTGTGACAAACGAGCCGTCTGTGGTAGCTGTTCAACGAGACGTCCGCGGCGGAAAGAAAATATTGGCAGTTGGTAAGGAAGCAAAGGACATGTTAGGCCGGACCCCTGGTTCGATCGTAGCTGTTCGCCCCATGAAGGACGGTGTGATTGCCGACTTCGAAATCACTGAAGCGATGCTTCGATATTTTATCGAGCGAGCCCATAATCGTCGCACTATGGTGAAGCCACGAATCATAATCTGTGTCCCTTACGGCATCACCGAAGTCGAGAAGCGCGCTGTCAAAGAATCTGCTGAGTCTGCCGGTGCTCGTGAAGTTCATCTGATCGAAGAACCTATGGCTGCGGCAATTGGTGCTGGCCTTCCGATTTCGGAACCCAGTGGCAATATGATCGTCGACATCGGTGGAGGCACGACGGAAGTCGCTGTCATCTCATTGGCTGGTATTGTCTATTCCAAGTCCGTTAGAGTTGGCGGCGATAAGATGGATGAAGCCATCGTCAACTATTTGAAGCGAAAATATAATCTTCTGATCGGCGAAAGAACCGCCGAGCAAATCAAAATCGCCATCGGCACGGCCTATCCTGATGAAGAGATCCAGACCATGCACGTGAAAGGTCGCGATTTGGTGGCTGGTATACCCAAGACGATCGAAGTAGCCTCCGAAGAAATCAGAGAAGCTATTGCAGAACCTGTGAACACAATTGTCGAGACAGTGCGCATCGCTCTAGAGAAAACACCTCCTGAACTTGCTGCTGACATCGTAGACAAAGGTATCGTCCTCGCAGGTGGAGGAGCGTTGATCAAGAACCTTGATATCCTCCTTCGCGAAGAAACAGGGCTCCCCATCATGATCGCAGAAGACCCTTTGACAGCGGTTGTTCTCGGTAGCGGTAAAGCTCTCGACCAGATCGATATCCTCAGCGATGTGACGTTAACCTAG
- a CDS encoding flagellar motor protein MotB, whose product MAKKQKCPEFENHERWLVSFADMMTLLFAVFVVLYALKEEGAKDSQVEQAAASIQEAFNEVMEEIPENRRVGPTDTGFGIFENMKGDREEPHEDNKFPGSSDYSQIIGREMKKVSELIDLRLYGNQRFRELQAKGQARIISIHRDRDGFRVRLLASHFFNPGSYKIKNKKVLDELEEVARVMQELNRPITIEGHTDNVPFNGEGSNWDLSALRASNVLKFFIRKTTFDPTKLSAAGYADTRPVASNATAESRGLNRRIEIKVHYE is encoded by the coding sequence GTGGCTAAGAAGCAAAAGTGCCCTGAATTTGAAAACCATGAACGTTGGTTAGTATCATTTGCTGATATGATGACCCTGCTGTTTGCGGTTTTTGTGGTACTTTATGCATTGAAAGAAGAGGGTGCCAAGGACAGCCAGGTAGAGCAAGCAGCGGCATCGATTCAGGAAGCATTTAATGAAGTCATGGAAGAAATTCCTGAAAATCGTCGGGTTGGGCCTACGGACACAGGATTCGGTATTTTTGAGAATATGAAAGGGGATCGGGAAGAGCCCCACGAAGACAATAAATTTCCCGGTAGCTCAGACTATTCCCAAATTATTGGCCGTGAAATGAAAAAGGTCTCTGAATTGATCGATTTGAGGCTTTATGGGAATCAACGATTTAGAGAGCTTCAAGCAAAAGGCCAAGCAAGAATCATTTCGATTCATCGTGATCGTGATGGCTTTCGAGTCCGTCTTTTAGCATCTCATTTCTTTAACCCAGGCTCCTACAAAATCAAGAATAAGAAAGTGTTGGACGAGCTAGAGGAAGTGGCACGCGTGATGCAGGAACTCAATCGACCCATCACCATTGAAGGCCATACAGACAACGTTCCCTTTAACGGAGAGGGATCGAACTGGGATCTGTCTGCTCTTCGGGCATCCAACGTTTTAAAATTCTTCATTCGCAAAACCACCTTTGACCCGACTAAACTATCTGCAGCAGGCTATGCAGATACCCGCCCTGTGGCTAGCAACGCCACTGCGGAAAGCCGAGGCTTGAACCGACGCATTGAAATCAAGGTACATTATGAGTAG
- a CDS encoding phosphoribosylaminoimidazolesuccinocarboxamide synthase: MKALNQALNEISSSSNGPEAIRQFAYYGMSDSQKAQYVAEGFEAYQGKVRELLKKDETLYIFHTDRLTAFDKYIGMVPFKGAILSEISRFWLQNVADIAPTHLEAVINERVLKVKACEPVKAEVIVRGYMAGSMQRAYQKGIREFCGCTLPDGLQDYQQLPEPIITPTTKAAAFEHDEDASPEELVAQGVCTADEWQQISELAFKLFARGQEVYGEKGWILVDTKYEFGRDKNGKIIVIDEIHTPDSSRLWVKASYEARVKAGEAPEMLDKENVRRFLISKGFSGEGSVPEVPADVLVSLAQVYLRVAETLKGEQLQISLSPDHITI, encoded by the coding sequence ATGAAGGCTCTAAACCAGGCTTTGAACGAGATCTCATCGAGTTCAAACGGCCCTGAGGCAATACGCCAATTTGCTTACTATGGAATGAGCGATTCTCAAAAGGCGCAGTATGTGGCTGAGGGCTTCGAAGCATACCAGGGTAAGGTTAGAGAATTACTAAAGAAGGATGAGACTCTTTACATCTTTCATACCGATCGCCTGACTGCCTTCGACAAGTACATCGGCATGGTGCCTTTTAAGGGTGCCATCCTTTCTGAAATTTCCCGCTTCTGGCTTCAAAACGTAGCGGACATCGCCCCAACTCATTTGGAAGCTGTCATCAATGAGCGAGTGTTAAAGGTAAAAGCTTGCGAGCCAGTCAAAGCAGAGGTGATTGTACGCGGCTATATGGCAGGTAGTATGCAGCGTGCCTATCAAAAAGGTATCCGTGAGTTTTGTGGGTGTACACTTCCTGATGGCTTGCAAGACTACCAACAACTCCCTGAGCCAATCATAACTCCTACGACCAAGGCCGCAGCCTTCGAACATGATGAAGATGCCTCACCAGAAGAGCTGGTAGCACAAGGGGTTTGCACTGCTGATGAGTGGCAGCAAATATCAGAGCTTGCCTTCAAACTGTTCGCCCGAGGTCAGGAGGTTTATGGGGAAAAAGGCTGGATTCTGGTCGACACCAAGTATGAGTTCGGCCGGGATAAAAACGGCAAGATTATAGTGATCGATGAAATCCATACCCCAGACTCAAGTCGCCTTTGGGTCAAAGCTAGTTACGAAGCTCGGGTTAAAGCTGGAGAGGCCCCTGAAATGCTCGATAAGGAAAATGTCCGACGCTTTCTGATAAGTAAGGGATTTAGCGGGGAAGGCTCTGTTCCGGAAGTTCCTGCTGATGTCTTGGTATCTCTTGCTCAGGTCTACCTTAGAGTCGCCGAGACTCTCAAAGGTGAGCAGCTGCAGATCAGCCTCAGCCCCGACCATATAACTATCTAA
- the rodA gene encoding rod shape-determining protein RodA, with product MPSNSKVFRLGEDSLKKSSGHQVSFLVLVFLALLSIGLINLYSASGGNHYFWAQLRNMAVTVGAFFICGWLVPIKKVNSYAYWIVGTICLMLLVVLALGRIAGGAQRWISLGPIGFQPSEFAKLGTAIVVARFFATHKSDLPYRIRDLSPILAIVGLIFAMIFLQPDFGTAGICLLIAVSQMAFVRIDLRSIAIVLISSPLVALLGWHLLLRPYQKLRILNLLNPNLDPQNTGYNSIQSLIAVGSGNLFGKGFMQGTQAHLKFLPERHTDFAFSVFAEEHGFWGGAVVFALFGFLTFTALDIAKNTKDTFSGMLAVGVASFIFWEFVINVAMVLGVFPVVGLPLPFFSYGSSLLLTVCVALGLLVSINRTRYGLSKT from the coding sequence ATGCCAAGCAATAGCAAAGTATTCCGTTTGGGAGAGGATAGCCTCAAAAAATCATCCGGTCATCAAGTGAGCTTCCTGGTGCTGGTTTTCTTAGCTTTGTTGTCTATTGGTTTGATCAACTTATACAGCGCCAGTGGTGGCAATCATTACTTCTGGGCCCAGCTTCGCAATATGGCAGTTACGGTAGGAGCATTTTTTATCTGTGGCTGGCTGGTTCCTATTAAAAAAGTGAATTCCTATGCCTACTGGATTGTAGGTACAATTTGCCTCATGCTTCTAGTAGTCCTTGCTCTCGGGCGGATTGCAGGAGGTGCCCAGCGTTGGATTTCCTTGGGGCCGATTGGCTTTCAGCCATCAGAATTTGCCAAACTGGGCACAGCAATTGTGGTGGCTCGATTCTTTGCAACCCATAAGAGCGATCTACCCTATCGCATCAGAGACCTTAGCCCGATTCTAGCCATTGTCGGCTTGATCTTTGCGATGATATTCTTACAGCCTGACTTCGGGACTGCCGGTATCTGCCTTCTAATTGCCGTATCACAAATGGCATTTGTTCGGATCGACCTTCGCAGTATTGCCATCGTTCTGATCTCGTCACCATTGGTTGCCCTTTTAGGCTGGCATCTGCTTTTGCGACCCTACCAGAAACTTAGGATCTTAAACCTCCTGAATCCTAACCTTGATCCACAAAACACAGGTTATAACTCCATTCAATCCTTGATTGCAGTTGGTAGCGGCAACCTGTTTGGCAAGGGCTTCATGCAAGGCACCCAAGCCCACCTAAAATTCCTCCCCGAACGCCACACCGACTTTGCCTTCTCGGTCTTCGCCGAAGAGCATGGTTTTTGGGGTGGAGCAGTGGTTTTCGCCCTGTTTGGCTTTCTCACGTTCACCGCCTTGGACATTGCAAAAAACACCAAAGACACATTTTCCGGAATGCTCGCCGTTGGTGTTGCCTCATTCATCTTCTGGGAATTTGTGATCAATGTCGCAATGGTACTCGGCGTATTCCCCGTTGTGGGCTTGCCTTTACCATTTTTCTCCTATGGTAGCTCCCTCCTTCTAACCGTTTGCGTTGCTCTGGGACTTCTGGTATCGATTAACCGCACAAGATACGGACTGTCGAAAACCTAA
- a CDS encoding SurA N-terminal domain-containing protein, giving the protein MFSWKGKDISDLDSGKLKRNIPAYVILALAVGAMTFFGVCEPSGNRLIGPSGVAASVDGMDVSALEFRRAHINRTQQAQQQFKDNFDPVKLGISQAVVNGLVDQLVYYKEAVRNGLYASDDEVANVIIEGQYFQNEQGKFDPELFQRYLRSQRHTEASFTEEIRRSLVNSKLRSFVTDTYRVSREAAKLDKLLTDTKINVEFVQVNPSNVNVNVSDEDIDAFLADGGEEKVRKYFDQNPREFNKEAQVKARHVLIAFQGASRATGDAAKRSKEDAKALAEKVLKEAKSGDFVAVVKKYTDEASGKTKGGDLGYFKKGDMVPEFSEAAFAMNKGEISNIVESKFGFHIIKVEDTKPAVNTSFDDAKRSIASKLVSKDKRPELAKAQAEKALEAAKSGNEAVFKELGLEWKTTGEFALNARFLPGGLGSDPKLKEAALSLEKAGDVADSVVEASGSHYILRLKSREGAEVEKMSSDELEQLADSSRFLEAFWMYNKLTQDVKKTYEDANRIYRNEEYMQYDAILRSQSGS; this is encoded by the coding sequence ATGTTTAGCTGGAAGGGTAAGGATATAAGCGACCTAGATTCGGGGAAACTAAAACGCAATATTCCTGCATACGTCATCCTTGCTTTGGCAGTGGGCGCTATGACGTTCTTTGGAGTTTGCGAGCCTAGTGGCAACCGTTTGATCGGACCCTCGGGAGTGGCTGCAAGCGTAGACGGGATGGATGTTTCAGCCCTGGAGTTCCGCCGTGCTCATATCAATCGCACACAACAGGCGCAGCAGCAATTTAAAGATAACTTTGACCCAGTCAAATTGGGTATTTCACAGGCAGTCGTGAATGGCTTGGTTGACCAGCTTGTGTACTACAAAGAAGCGGTTCGCAATGGCCTTTATGCATCAGATGACGAAGTTGCCAATGTGATTATTGAGGGGCAGTACTTCCAGAACGAGCAAGGCAAGTTCGATCCAGAGCTTTTCCAACGCTACCTTCGTTCCCAACGACACACCGAAGCTAGTTTCACAGAAGAGATTCGCCGCAGCTTGGTGAACAGTAAACTACGATCTTTTGTAACTGATACCTATCGGGTTTCTCGGGAAGCTGCGAAGCTTGATAAGCTTCTCACCGATACCAAGATCAACGTCGAGTTTGTCCAGGTCAATCCTAGCAATGTTAACGTCAACGTCAGTGACGAAGATATTGATGCTTTTCTAGCTGATGGTGGCGAAGAAAAAGTTCGAAAATACTTCGACCAGAATCCTAGAGAGTTTAATAAAGAAGCTCAAGTGAAAGCACGCCACGTACTGATTGCTTTCCAAGGTGCAAGCCGGGCGACTGGAGATGCAGCCAAGCGTTCGAAAGAAGATGCGAAAGCCTTGGCAGAAAAAGTTCTTAAGGAAGCAAAATCTGGCGACTTCGTAGCCGTGGTCAAGAAGTATACAGACGAAGCCAGTGGTAAAACCAAAGGTGGCGATCTAGGTTACTTCAAGAAAGGTGACATGGTGCCGGAATTCTCGGAAGCTGCCTTTGCTATGAATAAGGGCGAGATCAGCAATATTGTGGAAAGTAAGTTTGGTTTTCACATCATCAAAGTGGAAGATACGAAGCCAGCAGTGAATACGAGCTTCGACGATGCAAAACGAAGTATTGCCAGCAAGCTTGTCAGCAAGGATAAGCGCCCTGAACTAGCGAAGGCTCAAGCGGAGAAGGCTCTCGAAGCTGCTAAGTCGGGTAATGAGGCTGTATTCAAAGAGCTTGGCCTTGAATGGAAAACAACCGGTGAGTTCGCATTGAATGCTCGCTTTCTGCCAGGTGGCCTCGGTTCAGATCCTAAGCTTAAGGAAGCCGCTTTGAGCCTAGAGAAGGCTGGTGATGTTGCTGATTCAGTTGTTGAGGCTAGTGGCTCCCATTACATCCTGCGTCTCAAGTCCCGTGAAGGGGCTGAAGTTGAGAAAATGAGCAGCGACGAGCTTGAGCAGTTGGCTGATAGCAGTCGTTTTCTCGAAGCCTTCTGGATGTACAACAAGTTGACGCAAGATGTGAAGAAAACCTACGAGGATGCGAATCGTATCTATCGTAACGAAGAGTATATGCAGTACGATGCGATCTTAAGATCACAATCGGGCTCTTAG